One window of Epinephelus fuscoguttatus linkage group LG9, E.fuscoguttatus.final_Chr_v1 genomic DNA carries:
- the foxo4 gene encoding forkhead box protein O6, with the protein MEESSVPPIDPDFEPQSRPRSCTWPLPRPDISVVKPEGADGSESAAGTPPADEDKPEPQQITSEPEKAAAAAEGGAVAAVGGAGATPRKGSSRRNAWGNQSYADLISQAIENSPEKRLTLAQIYEWMVKTVPYFRDKGDSNSSAGWKNSIRHNLSLHNKFLRVHNESTGKSSWWMLNPEGGKTGKAPRRRAASMDNSSKLLKSRMRAKQTKKQAGAAGLGGAGGVQGDGSTGSAGADSPNSSQQFPKWGVNSSSPSSRGSLDDADMWTTFRSRTGSNASTLSGRLSPIAPGQEDDDNLPEDGLLGRYTASSLTPTLTETLMEELDLIDGLTLMTGQQGGASPSTAPPAPPTPLPSASTLLPRGSSFSSFPHQLQPSSLPQAPTHTGTQASVSQCGPSSKEPTTFSNSLFNPIPTSSSRGGGHYSTHVPSSLEALLTSDSPPPSDVLMTQVDPLMPSPGGVGLMGLGTPVVGVRSKPNQLLLGKGLEPNTVAPMALQAQMQQRHLHHQQQQQPPHQQQHQQQPQQQHQHHSQMGLGMILSGMSQDPSQLSALKAQHATVPAVGSHHGGPVTSANPGVSLQGMSHFGAASCFPPGQDRLPTDLDIDMFTENLDCDVDYIINSDLMDGDGIDFNFDPILPGGQGYAGPATTQGSAHSWVPS; encoded by the exons ATGGAGGAGTCGTCGGTGCCCCCGATTGACCCAGATTTCGAGCCACAGAGCAGACCCCGCTCCTGCACGTGGCCGCTGCCAAGACCCGACATCTCGGTTGTCAAACCGGAGGGGGCGGATGGCTCCGAGTCCGCCGCTGGGACCCCGCCCGCCGACGAGGACAAACCCGAGCCACAGCAAATCACGTCCGAGCCGGAGAAGGCGGCAGCAGCGGCCGAGGGAGGGGCCGTGGCCGCCGTGGGCGGAGCCGGCGCGACGCCCCGCAAAGGATCATCCCGGCGCAACGCGTGGGGGAACCAGAGCTACGCTGATCTGATTAGTCAGGCCATCGAGAATTCACCTGAGAAGAGGCTGACTCTGGCTCAGATCTATGAGTGGATGGTGAAAACAGTGCCTTACTTCAGAGACAAAGGAGACAGCAACAGCTCAGCCGGCTGGAAG AATTCAATTCGCCACAATTTATCACTCCACAACAAGTTCTTGAGGGTACACAATGAATCGACAGGTAAGAGTTCCTGGTGGATGCTTAACCCTGAGGGAGGTAAGACTGGGAAGGCTCCTCGCCGCCGGGCCGCCTCCATggacaacagcagcaaactGCTGAAGAGCCGCATGAGGGCCAAGCAGACCAAGAAGCAGGCGGGAGCAGCTGGCCTGGGTGGTGCTGGAGGGGTGCAGGGCGACGGCAGCACAGGTTCAGCGGGCGCAGACAGCCCTAATTCGTCCCAGCAGTTTCCCAAATGGGGTGTCAACAGCAGCAGCCCCTCATCTCGCGGCAGCCTGGATGACGCTGACATGTGGACCACCTTCCGCTCACGCACAGGCTCTAACGCCAGCACCCTGAGTGGACGTCTGTCCCCCATTGCTCCTGGACAGGAGGACGACGATAACCTGCCTGAGGACGGACTGTTGGGAAGATACACTGCCAGCAGCTTGACCCCCACCCTCACAGAGACCCTCATGGAGGAGCTGGATCTGATCGACGGCCTCACATTGATGACTGGGCAGCAGGGAGGGGCCAGTCCCAGCACAGCCCCACCAGCACCTCCCACTCCACTGCCCTCCGCCTCCACCCTGCTGCCTCgtggttccagcttctcctcCTTCCcccatcagctgcagccatccaGCCTCCCACAGGCCCCCACCCACACCGGGACCCAGgcctctgtctctcagtgtggaCCGAGCAGCAAAGAGCCAACAACCTTCAGCAACTCCCTTTTCAACCCCATAcccacctccagctctcgcGGGGGTGGCCATTACAGCACCCACGTGCCTTCCAGCCTGGAGGCACTGCTCACCTCTGACTCCCCTCCGCCCAGTGATGTCCTGATGACCCAGGTGGATCCCCTCATGCCCAGTCCTGGAGGAGTGGGCCTGATGGGCCTTGGCACACCAGTAGTAGGTGTGAGGTCCAAACCCAACCAGCTGCTGTTGGGTAAAGGGCTGGAACCGAACACAGTGGCTCCCATGGCGCTGCAGGCTCAGATGCAGCAGCGTCACCttcaccaccagcagcagcagcagccgccgcaccagcagcagcatcaacaacaaccacagcaacaacaccaGCATCACTCTCAGATGGGGCTGGGGATGATCCTCTCAGGTATGTCTCAGGACCCGTCACAGCTGTCTGCCCTCAAAGCCCAGCATGCAACGGTGCCAGCGGTGGGCTCTCATCATGGAGGGCCTGTCACCTCAGCCAATCCTGGTGTGAGCTTGCAGGGGATGAGTCACTTCGGAGCAGCGTCCTGTTTCCCGCCCGGTCAAGACCGACTGCCCACAGACTTGGACATTGACATGTTCACCGAAAACCTGGATTGTGATGTGGACTACATCATCAACAGTGACCTCATGGACGGAGATGGCATCGACTTCAACTTTGACCCCATACTGCCTGGAGGCCAAGGCTACGCCGGACCGGCCACTACACAGGGCTCCGCTCACAGCTGGGTGCCcagctaa